The Telopea speciosissima isolate NSW1024214 ecotype Mountain lineage chromosome 11, Tspe_v1, whole genome shotgun sequence genome includes the window AGAAGATATGTCgtatatttttatgttcttttctcttttacccATTTTATTTTGAAACAGATCTGAATGCTTTGTTTATTTGGTGTTAAAATTACAGGAATACCATGACAACATTGGTGACCTTGATGGGCCGGAAGAGAAGGAGCGTGCTCAGTTAAAGATTCAAAGATTTATTGCGGCATTTTGAGGGTTATTATTCTCTGGAACTAGTCCGGGCCCCTTGAGGGATTGAAGTAAATAGATACCTTGTTAACAGTAGTAGCCAAAGCTATTGGTATAGTATCAGTCAGATATCAAAAAGGGGTAGAGAGTATCTGGTGCCCAAAATGAATTAGTCCCTCATCTTTTGTACTAGTTTTACCCTTGGCAGTTTCTAAGAATCGAGTTTTTATTCCCAGGATAAGAAAGAATCTTGTGTTGACAATACCCCACCCAACTGTTATTAGTTCTCAACTTGTCAAATTTTGTGGGATATTTCAACCATGTGGTTCATCGCATTGTCTAATTAATGTTTTTTGTAGCCTGTTGGATTCTTTGTAGAAGCATGCGCTCTGGAGCTATAATtaccagagattgcaaaatgaTTGCTTCTATGATAGAGTTGTTCATGTTTATTTTACATAGCCAACTTACCAAATTATGCAATGTGAGGTTGGGTTTATCTGAAGTCTCTAAGTAGACAATTTTCTGCTCTTCTTACCTTTTTACAGGTGAAAATATAGGATGATTAATTGGGTTTCTTATTGGATTAATGCAAGAGCAAGCAAGTCCAAatcattaagaaaaaaaaaagtgagtcCATCTTAGTAACTTGAGAGCAGTCAATTTGCATTTACATAAAAATGCATGACCAACATTAttaatatgagtttcacttgaTTAATCTGGGTCTGTAAAccggaccaggatcctctacaATACCGGCGGGgtggcagtgcacatccgacggtacagcaaaggccaggtggcacacatggcctctgctgtgccatcagatgtgcactgccgccccgccggtattatagaggatttttatccctgTAAACCCCATTCTGTAAATTAACATCCTGAGCTATTGTAGTAGTTTCTGCTTAATAATCCTACCATGCAAAATCCATGCGTTACTGTTGTTGACTTGGAATCCACTTCTGAGCTCTAACTAAGCTGTTGCAGATATCTCTTGACAGATCATAAAAAGAGTAAGGGAAAAAAGCATGCCACAGGTTTTGATAGCCCAGCCATGCAAGGAAAATTACTTACTCCCCTTGGCCCATGCCGTATTATTATGAGTGTGTATGTAGGACCTTTGGTGATTGGCGAGGTCTGGTGTTTTGTTAGTTAAAAAGCGAAAGGCAAAAAACGGTCTTCGGGACGAATTTGttttaaatgaataaaaatttgaaCGGGACAGTCACATATGTCAAGAATGGCAAAAGAATGAAAACGGATAATACGAGTTTTAAACATATAAATTTGAACAATACGATAACAAAAAAAGGGCAATATATAGATATAATTTGAGGAATTATTACCAAATTAATGTTTGCatttaaaataatcatttttttgGTGGAACATTTAAAATAATCATTAACATCCAATTATTCAAAATgtttatttattatcttttcACTTATCAATTAATCTCTTTTGCTTTCATTTTATATTAGAGCCTTTGGGTTTGGAACTTAACAATTGGTTGATTGTATGGCACGAGTACATTTTATTGCTCCTCATTGGTGTACTCTTTATGTCGTTTTCTTGGAAAACCCTTTTCCAATTACTAAATATTAGACGATAATGTACAACTTTTTCTTTCAGGTTTTTACATAGAAAGGTCTTCCTCTTGGCTTTGATATATACCTCATGGCATATTAGATGGAGTCCAAATTTGTCGAGGTAGGACATATTATTAAAAAACAGAAGGGACTTTTTTTATTCCATGCTGAATTGATGATCTATTTATTATGTTTATGTGTAAAAATAAAGTAAACAAAattttttagattaaaaaaaattaataataaaaaaaagaaacaacttTGTTGACAATTATAGATTTCTTGTCTCATCGAAAGAGTCTTTCGAATATTCTACTCTTGAATCAGAGATCATTCGATGAAAATTTGTACACGACATGGGGAGAacctctctttttatttctaATTGAAGAAGGTTCCACTACTCCCATGAAAAATATCGATTAAAATATTTACATCACCCTTCCATATCACACAACTAGGTTGACCACCATACCCTATGGATTGACTCATCCATGAATcctttacatttaaaaaaagtAGAGACAAATGAATGGctgaaaataaaatgaaaaatgctAATATCGGTTGGGTATACGATTGATGGATTGACACTAAAAGCTTCCGAATGGCCAATCCATATTCCCATATCATACCTTAGATTAGAAATGCTAGCAGTACCAATGGAACAAAATATTCCATTGCATGGCCTGTAGAAacaaaatttgggaaaaagacTCCCAAGATCTCGGAGAGGAGGGTCCTGTGCATGGCCTATACAAAAATCTATTCTCAATGTAAAAAACACAATGaaaccaaaaacataaaaaaaggggagaaaatatcatctctctctcctctaagtCTTTATAATATCAATTCAATCTTCAAGTTTTAAAAACGATAACGTCCTTCTctactttttaaagattctatcaattgtACTTTAACCGTTAAAAAATATCATTAACTGATGACGTGCATACATCCAATTTTTCTAAagccccaaattacccctaatATAATTTAATTCCGATTTTACCTTCTTCAATCCCAAAACCccattcttctccctctctacGTTACTGCTTCTTTCGTCAAcgccaccatcatcgccaccactgcTGCCGCCGATCCACTTccactgccactgccaccaccaccaccaccaccgcggAATGCAAATGCAAATGTTCCTGATCCACAGGTTCTcgatctctttttcttttccattcttGGTGGACATTGAATCAATCAGTCTGTTTTTCAGATTTTGATCGTTATTTTTTCTTGAATCAATAACAGGACTCTGGTTATTATGATGCCGGCAGAGGAGTTCAGGGTTCAAGAATGTTTTGGAATCAGTCGGTTTTCCCGATCGGAGGTGGGTACCCAGTCGCGCATCCAACTACACACCCGAGTAGCACTGCAACTCACCATCACACCACCCTCTACAAGCCATCGTAACCCACCCCATCACTCACCCATCTCGGTCCAGATCCTTTAGCGCAACCCATTGCAAGTCTCCACCGCAAGCCGATGACTCCCGCAAACCTTCTGCTACCCCTATGCCACAGCCTCTAAAACCATTTCATCTCATTCTGTTTCTTCGATGGGAGCTCCCCTGCTCCTCATGCTCACCCCCTGGGCTCCCTGTGTGCACCCTGTTTTGCTCCGCCCAACACAGGCTAGACAGCCCTTCTACACAACAACCGTGCTCACCCCCTATCTCTCTTGATCTCCAACTTGCACACCCACCACTCACTTGACCTATGACACACGCCACTCCCTTTCCCTACCCCTCCCTCCCCTGTTCATCCTACTGCCCCATCTCCTCTGCACTTCTCTGTGAAGAAGACGAAGTTGAAAAAGAAGACGAaggattcaataaaaaaaaaaaaattacaaaaatgaagTTTTGAAGCGGGCAGCAATGGGAGGCGATTTTTTCGAACACGTTATAGCCAGATAGAATCAGTACAATTCTGAAATCGTAAATCACGTCCAATCTCCTGTTCATCTCGTAAGATGTCCCTCTTTCTCTCGAATCGTGATCGGTTATTCTTGCACAAATCAAGACGGTTCCCGATATTTTTGTTTTCGTGTTTCTGTTGAGGCTTCTATTCTATTTCTGAAGCTTCAGGATCAGTTTGCGGATGTTTTGGAAAGATTCATAGCTTTCCTTTCTCTTAGACATCTTTGAACCAAATTTCCGGTATAGATCTGATTATTTCAACTCGATCTCGGGTAGTCTGTTCTCCTCATCGCCTGAAATAAAACATTCCTCCCTTAAACCCCTTCGCCCTTTGTTTTGTAGCAGTTTTTGGAGATGCAGTAGTTAGAATAAGAGTGGTGGGGGCGGGTGGGGTTACtagaggaaggaggaagaagaaagaagaaagaagtgagGTTAGAGATGGGTAATATCGTCTTTTGAACTGTTGTTTTAACATCGTTAGATACTGTTGATAGAATCTTCAAAAAAAGTAAGAGAaggcattatcatttttcaaaacttggggattgAATTGATATTATGGAAACTTAGAgaggagggggatgatattttcaaaaaaaaaaaatcacacaaTGCAATGATATACATGGCTCCACAATGTACCTACTACGTCCACGAAGATATGAGAAAAACCCGAATAACCTCCATCATCAATAAGTTatgtgtgtcttgaattcttggaCCCGTCTCGAAGAGTGACCCATTCCAACATTTTTTGGTAGTGATTCGAATAGaattttttctgagatctgtgagggtagcggagggcttgggccgatagaggagtatttatattttttacccgctttattgtaaagagAGTAAAATTCCTTATGATTGGATAGAGATTTAtgtatgttatttttttttgaaaaaaaaagccAATTTATCTATGAATAATACAAGATTGTGCTATAGCTACATCAATCTGAAATTAGTTAGTACCTTTTTCAAGAGTTAAGGTCACAAGAACAGTATCACGGGTGTCAGGTCCAACATCAAGCTAGGATGATATAGGGCCAGTATGAAGATCTTAACTACTGACCTGGACCACAGCCAAAGGAAATATCCAATCCTTACATATCTCCACATAGGAAGTGCTTTAGTCCACCTCATGATTGCAGAAAGAACCACTGGAAATCCATTCAGCAAAGCAACAAATTGGGAAAGTTTTGAAAGTGAAGGAGCTATATGGTAATTGCTTTGGGGGCTGggtatcatatgtaatttttatgaCCAAAGGGGGCATCTGTGACCTCtaaatttattgaaagaaactttggttatttgggggggtGGGAATATTTTGGTACTGATTATGGtttcatttatatatttatttttaagctTATCAAAAAGTATTGGAGTCCTTACGATAAAAAATATAaggttctttctcccattagTAAGTAAAAACTGATTTTCTATGATTCCTCTGTTATAAGAATATCTACTATTCTTCTACAGagtttctgatttttttctaTTGGTATGGACTGGTGAGAGTTATTTCTCATCCTTTGTGATAtttgatgctctctctctctctctctctctctctctctctctctctctcctgttgAAACAAACGGGGCCTGAAGTTGTGTACAGtggttatgacttatgagaCGATAAAATTCTCAGAGGAAACAGATCCAGTTTGGTAGTGTTGAATGCCTGAGTTTCAAATCCATGGTACTGCCAAAGGAGAGAACGAGGTTTCTAATTCTGAAACTCAACTGATACCAGCAACAACACTAATTCTTCAGTTCAAACTCGTTGGCTTAAATATACAATTTAAGATCCTTACAGGAGTGATTCAGCCAAAGAGAAAATCAGAGCAGGATATGTAGGGTAAATTGCAGAGAATACAAGCAGAAATAATCCAGTAGCTTACCCAGCAAGATAGCAGCGAAAGTAGAAGCTGAGGCCTTAGAGAGTGAAGAACTAATTctcaaactcaaaatcaaataaaattcctCTTCATGGCTGTTTACCACCTACAGCTACCTATCGTAGGAGGGTTGGGAGACCTATTAGAATGGAAAACCAATTCCTTAAAAAAACCTTATGAATTCTCTCTTCAAAGACAAGTAAAACCCGTTATGGGCCATGTAACAATGCCCACTTACAAAAGAAGCCATAACTAAATCCCATCCCctaccccccaaaaaagaaaaaccctcaaataagtaataaaaattaattgagAAAAATCCCGTAACTAATCAGACCCTTTGACTGATGTAATTTTGCCCTTCTCCGCTGAATGGAACCCCAAGACTCCCTCCTTGGCCACTGGTCTCTACCCTGCTTATGTGGTGGCACCTAAGGAGCCACCTTGGAGGATGCTTCTGCACTGTAGGGGCTTGCTTTTGTTCATGTGTTACATTAACTATCTTGAATCAGTAAACATTCATGCCCCAATCTAGTATTACCTCTttctatcaaaaagaaaaaaaaaaacccatattttACCTAGAAGACTCATTATTACAGTGCCAAGTTCTTATGTTTtatgttttcctttctttcttggtgCATGGACATGATGCTAGACTTAAAAACCACGACAATTTTCATTTTAAGGTTTCAGGGAGAGAGCAGTAATGctgttttgggtgttcttgagagttaTCCATTGTAACTCTCTCTGATGTACATAGTGAAACAGTTTCGCCTTCACCTGTGGACTTaacacaccatactggtgtatGATCCatgttaaatctctgtgtcatcttgctctgcttttgtttcttttcgtgtTTTGGTTGGTATTTGCTTTAACAGTACCTAATGCATGAGGCTCTCGCTACTACATAATATATAAAAAGTCATAATGTATGCGGCTTTACCTTTGCTTTTGCAAAGAGACTGTTTCTAGATTTGAATCTGTGATCACTTGGTGACAATGGACCAACTTTTCCTTTCCACCAATGGAAACTCTAACCAACCATTCAAAGGTAATCTAAAATCAAGCTATAGAATATAAAacatcaaccctcaacatcatgaGAGCCCATATTGATACTTTCTCTACTGCATTCACAAATCCTGAACGAATCCGTTTCACATCCTTGTAAGTTTCTCAGTCTCTGCTCTCGTGGAAAACAATTCCCTTGGAAAATTTGGAGGAGCACCACCGTAGGTAGACTGCGACAAGGACCTTTCCACATTATCTACACGTGAAGGTTTTGGCAGGCGAGACTTCGCCAATGAAATGTCACACATGGCAAACTGTCGTCAGCATTGTCATCAGCAGTTCACATTAGATGTCCCCAGtcaaatttgtatttttttaggttgACAAGCACCGGTCGTTCACAATGCATGCATGCAACAAAAAGATCCATCTGTCTCCATGATAGATCGCCACGTGGCAAGAAATTACAGCATCAACGTCAGCCATTCACATATGATCTcgagaattttttattttcaagttgAGGGGAACCGGTCGACATATTAGACCGGTTCACAATCCACGAAACTTTTAAAATTATCGTCCataaaatgaccattctaccctctCTTTCAACTTCCTTTTCTTACTTAAGTCAAAACAAATATGCTGTTTCCGATAAGAGGGACAAGCTAAAGATAAGTTTGACCTTTAAGATTAGATCCCAAATCGATGGTCATATTTGGTAAAAAAATAAGTCAGAATTGGACGGTTAGGATCATAGGTTCACATGACAAGTCAAGCCTCAAagctagggctgtaaatggacaatcgaaaattcgaattcgatccgcatctgtatccgcatctgtatccgtttaggagcaTCCGTATTCGATTGGAGATatcaggaaaaaaattcaagtaCTCCGATAAAaacccgaatccgaatacttaattataaaaaattaaatacatACCGATCTTGaaggttttttaagattcaacaggttctaaaatataaggagaagagaatcatgatctaaaactatggattgaaaGTGACTTGTATCCATTAGGAGGATGAAggtttgggttacacaaggcaaagGTGTAAacagatggtcaaaaatccgaattcgatccacattcgaatccatttagaggtatccgcattcgattagaaaatatccgaatccgattacatccgatccgtaagCCCCTTCTTGGACTCCAAGGTAAATAAGTTGGAACATAAAGGgcattttaataaaagaacctTAACACAGCTGTTCAAGTCGGCAAGACAGCTTGCATTTGTATTTTGTAGAGTAGAATCTGCCTCGTTGTTTGTTTTATGGACAATTATACCCCTAGGAGTCTTCTGCGAAAGCGAGAGGTAACTGCAATCTTCGTAAAAGAAACCACCCAGCCTCGCGGACTCTTCGTTGGCATCCATGGACTCTCTTTCCAGGAACCCCTCTCGTTTTCTCCATTATTTAGCTCTCTTGCctcttctcatttctcttcatTCCCAATTCAGTTTGATTtctctcttatcttctcttcttcttcgatttcattcaagaacaaaaagatTCAGGAATGGCAGGACTAAAGGCAGTTGATTTTGAAGATTTCTTGCCGACTATGGCTGAGAAATTAGGTGGTGAGGGATTGATTGGAGAGCTTTGTAATGGGTTTCGTTTATTGATGGACCCTAACAAGGAAGTCATCACGTTTGAAAGCCTGAAGAGGAACGCTGCTCTACTGGGGTTGCAGGGTTTGAAAGATGATGAATTGTTGTCTATGTTGAGAGAAGGAGATATGGATGGTGATGGTGCTCTTAATCAGATGGAATTTTGTGTTTTGATGTTTAGATTGAGTCCTGAATTAATGGAGGAGTCAGAGAGTTTGTTGGAAGAAGCTCTGatacaagaattgaagaatccgtaaatgggttttctttttaccccttttttttcttttagtttgtaaatttttttttctctcaatacTTCTTTCTCATTTGTTTTCCACTTTTTTAGTGGCAATGAAAATAATGGAATCATCCTTTTACAACTTCTGATACAAATTTGAAGCAGTGTCTTTACGTTTTCCGAAATTGATGAATCTTATTGAACAATTATGCATTTTTAGTTATTGTATTGTATTAAAAATCAAAGCTTCTGGTTTCAGAAGTGAATAAGGTATGAACTAGGTACAGGTTTCTATTATCTTCACCATACCTGTTCTCTATTTAAATCATCTTAATATGAAGTGGAGCAATCCTCTATTGGTTCTAAAATTCAGTAAGAGATTGCTAACTCCTAAGCAATAATCAACTTTCCTATGAATAAGTAGCAGAACCAGATCAACTTAATTTTGTCCAACTGCAACTTTCTGAAACCCATTTAAAACCAAATAATCTCACCTTCACTAGTAAACATGAGGGGtgagaaaatttgatttttaattgaAATCTTGAATATTTAAAACAAGAGATCACAATATTAGGGGGTATCTTTTACAGCTTATTTATTACTTGTTTGCTTAAAATTTGAAGACACAATACATAGAGGGCTTCTGTTTGGGACTCAGCAACGAGTTTTTCTGCTAGCTAAAATTAGTTCTACCATGACAAAATGCTGATCTGCCATGTCTAAAATGCTGATCTGCCATGTCTACTTGTTTCTCATTCAAGTTGCCTATGCAGAAGACAACTCAGTCAAGTAATGAAATGGAACAAGTTATCCTCTCATCAGACTTTATTTTTGCTTCTCTTTAATACTTCCATCATTAATTGTCTTATTGAACTACcgattcaaattttaaaaaatggatATGAGTTTGAGTTATGAGCTCTCTAAACTTGCAGAAAACATGCCGTGCTGCTTTTTAGGATTTTAACTTACAGCCTTAGATAGACTTTCTATGTTTGTGTGTGAATGATTATACACAGTAGAAGATTAAACTAATTACAATCCAAGTGAATGAAACAAGAATGCATTGCAATTAAGTCAGCCAATTTCCATCCAAATTTTAAAGAATATGTGATTTACCTGCTTAAACATCCCTGTAAGGTTACTTCATTAATTCACCTTTATAATTTCAGTTCTcttctttttggattttgaattgTTGGTTCTGATGTCCAATGTTAAGAACTATTAGTGCTTTGCACACTACCATCAATTTGCTCAAAGAGGCCTTTGCGTTAATGGAGTATGGGTCTGTAGACCAAGCAGTAGGCCTCAGTTTTGCTCAAACAGAATCTGAACCTGAAAGACATTCTAcctaatttcaaaatttcaatggGAAATCTTACATTCTGACCTTTTAAAATGGAGCACCACCAAAACCAATCAAATTAGGTTTGAAAGTATGGCTTAGCGAGCCTGAGCCTGGCCAAGCTTGCCTTGAGCCTGGCAAGGCCTGCTGCCAGCTTTCGGTAAACTAATGGCATGCACCAACCACATGGCTTGATATGAGGGAAgggggtcttttccaaagggggaggAAAGAGGTTGACACATGTTGGGTATGCCGTCTTTTTCcgtataaatatataattaatggGGAAAAAAAGACTGCCAGACTGCGTGGtgcctgcacccaaacacaggaaggcaaaatgaccgccccaccccttGATGCACGAAGCTCTTTCATGGTGGATTTAGTCATcatccatttaatttaatggaacCTTCCAGGCCAATACTTCCTTAATCACAAAACCAGCCCTATTGGCAAATTAAGTCAGGAACATAAAAGGACCTCTTTTTTAAGAGAAAAATCACAAGTGGGAGTATCATAGAGAGTAACATTTCCATCAAAAGCATATTATCATTGCCATGATAGGGAATccgaaatccgaatctgaaAATTTTATGCATTGGGATTAACATGAAGAGTAAGTGCCCGTGTCGATCCAAAGCCAATCAGGTCTCATGATATGCAGGATTTGGTGGTTCAGATTTAACTTCTTCGTTTGGGATTGATGTTTCAGATGGAGCTGATGATGAAGAGCCCATCTATGCGTGGAAATATGTCATATTCATTGTACAGAGCAGGAAGAAACAGAGTTTTCCGTTCGTAGAAAATTGTCTTAATTTGGTCAGTTTGATCGAGAGGCAGAATTCTCCAAATTGGATAAGTAATTAACATTAATGGAAGGAGGTTGGAAAATCAGATACCATGAAAATATTGGGTCTTAGGAAATGATATCTCTAGGATACAATGCCCTTCACACTAGTGTTGAATAAGATCACACTTTTTATCAACACCACAGATTCACACATAAAAAATAAGCTtaagagatcgttgcttggtcGTGTAGTCCTGGTGCTGGAGAGCGCACACATGGGTATCAACATAGATGGGTTTTTTGATTTCACAGGAGGCAGGATGGTACATTCGCACACTcctatgtctaggcgcaggaACTAGACGACCaagcagcgttctttttccttaaaaataatTTCATGCACAAGAATAAATATGAATTGAAAAGATTACTAAAAGGGAGTAGAATCATTATCGTTTCCTGTTCCCTGCTCGgtacagtggtccagttcctctcatagggagctGGAAATGACGAACTAACCCCCTCGCACTAAACTACAGTTGCAGCTATAAGTGAATTTGATAGAGGTGATAGTTTTTTTGGAGGACAAAACCAGGGTTACCGGTGCAGTCAGATGAGTGAGAAGGAAAAACTCAGGTGACATGGTGTGGTTCAACAATTGCCTCAGtttgagagggagggagagtgCTTGAGTCATGGGGGAAAGGGTGCTCGATGGAAGCAGTAGGCCTAAGGGAGCATTTTCCTGGGAGGTGGCCAAACACTTTGCGGTTGGTACACTGAGGCAGGATACAATCAAAGCTTACTGCCTGTTTGAAAGAAAATCCCTCGTCATCAACAATAGTGATGTTGGAAGGCAATGGAGAGTCAACAGTAACCTCAACATAAATTGTTGCAAAAGCAAGTCTGTCCTTCTCCTTGGTCCTCCCATCTGAGTAGATAGGCTTCCCCAAAACTGAACCTATGATACTTAGGCCATCCTCGCACCAAAAATGAAGCGGGAGACCAGGCAGAGATATCCAGAGGGGGGATATAGAGCTCAGATTGAGTATGCAGTTGAAGATACCAATCTCATTGCCTTAGAAGGATCGGCTTCCACCCGACATTCCAGAGACCTCAAGAGCTTGAAGTTTGTCACCTTCATCCGAAAATTTAAAGATGAAAAATCCATTATCCAGAAGGTCTGACCCTATAGAACACTACACCTTCCATTGTTTTGAGAGGGAGATTTTGACAATGGTAAAGAGGGGTCGATTGTCGATGAAGTGACCAACCAGGCAATTTTCCCACTTCCTAGCCTCGTTAACCAGAAGATCAAAGTCGTGGCGGGCCACCTTGGAGGTGCTAATGATGGGAGGGAGCACAAAATGCAATGAGAGACCTTCCCTCAATGGAGACTTTGGTCTGTCCGAAGAGGACCGGGCACAGCCACCATAGGAGGGAGAGGGACTGAGGTGAGGGtgaagaggagaggaaagggTCCCCAAGGGTGGCAGCACCACCCCAGGGCAGCCAGGCGTGGGGGTTATGGCAGGGTTTGGGTAGGAATTTAAGCTGATTGCTGATGCATTATCAGAAATTGAACAGGTCTGGAGATATATTACAACTGACGAAGGACTGTTGTGAAGAGTTGGGTACTTCTGTAGATGGGATTGAGATTAATAAGGTTGTTTCACCCCATGTTTGTAagattccaaaaggataaaaatgcCTGCTGTGatatacaagaaaaaaagaggtcATTGATATTGCCACACAGAAGTCCAGAGACTTTTGTTATTGTTATTGCAAATTGCATATGCGTTTACTGTCAAAGCATCTACAATCAGATCTTATTCCAACATTTAAATGTTGCAAATCCCCATCATCCTTTACATATTAATATCTACATACTTTCATCTACACAAAACTATCTCCATGGATGTATTCATGTGTTCGCTTGTATTCATGGAATTGGAACTGTCTTACTCAAAAATCCTACCAGTATCCACAATCTACATCTGGTAGACCATCCATTAGCATGTTAGATTTGGTAGCCTGCTACAAAAACTGCTCACCTAGCATGCCAGACTCCAAAACAGGTCATCGAGATATATATACACGTAGAGAGCTAAGATGACAAAGTTGCTTCACTGGTCGGCGGTGGCACTGGTTTATTCTTTCTCAGGTTCTTCCACAACTCATCAAGCTCTGTTGCAGCACAATGTCCTTTTGGATTCT containing:
- the LOC122646339 gene encoding calcium-binding protein KRP1-like; the protein is MAGLKAVDFEDFLPTMAEKLGGEGLIGELCNGFRLLMDPNKEVITFESLKRNAALLGLQGLKDDELLSMLREGDMDGDGALNQMEFCVLMFRLSPELMEESESLLEEALIQELKNP